A region from the Sutcliffiella horikoshii genome encodes:
- the pepV gene encoding dipeptidase PepV → MGNINWLEEVEKRKDSLIKDTQEFLQINSVLNEEEASMETPFGKGIEEALQYLLHKGEADGFLAKNVDHYAGHIEHGQGEELVGILCHVDVVPEGDGWTDEPFSATIRDGKIFARGAMDDKGPTMAAYYALKIVKELDLPLSKRVRIIIGTDEESNWQCVDHYFKHEEMPTMGFAPDADFPIIYAEKGIGDIQLRLDFKVETAPAKNTLLTFDSGRRLNMVPDHAKASLEVTEEMDAISHAFNEYISENGIEGGYTKEGNALFLNIKGVSAHAMEPDNGTNAGYHLASFLHSVELDARGTSYVGFISKKLAFDSRGKKLNINFHDEITDDLTINTGVFRFDREASVGSLGVNIRFPVTCDTKEAEAKLRKEAEAYGFDVNKFNVSPAHHVPQDHELIQSLQKVYEEQTGEKAELLSIGGGTYARSLEAGVAFGPLFPGREDVAHQKDEHIFIEDLIKATAIYAHAIYELAK, encoded by the coding sequence ATGGGAAATATCAATTGGTTAGAAGAAGTAGAGAAAAGAAAAGATTCCTTAATAAAAGATACACAGGAATTCTTACAAATCAATAGTGTCTTGAATGAAGAGGAAGCAAGCATGGAAACTCCTTTTGGAAAAGGAATAGAAGAGGCGCTCCAATATTTATTACATAAAGGGGAAGCAGACGGCTTTCTTGCAAAAAATGTCGACCATTATGCCGGTCATATCGAACATGGCCAAGGAGAAGAACTTGTTGGTATCCTATGTCATGTTGATGTAGTGCCAGAGGGTGATGGCTGGACAGATGAACCGTTCAGTGCGACCATCCGTGACGGGAAAATTTTCGCACGCGGTGCAATGGATGACAAAGGCCCTACAATGGCGGCTTATTATGCTCTGAAAATAGTGAAAGAGTTAGATCTGCCTCTATCTAAACGTGTGCGCATCATTATTGGTACAGACGAGGAAAGCAACTGGCAGTGCGTCGACCATTATTTTAAACACGAAGAAATGCCTACAATGGGGTTTGCACCTGATGCGGATTTCCCAATCATTTATGCGGAAAAAGGAATAGGGGATATCCAACTCCGTCTTGATTTCAAAGTTGAGACGGCACCTGCAAAGAACACCTTGTTAACGTTTGATTCAGGTCGCCGGTTAAACATGGTGCCAGATCATGCAAAAGCATCACTTGAAGTGACCGAAGAAATGGACGCAATCAGTCACGCCTTTAATGAATACATTTCAGAAAATGGAATCGAGGGCGGCTATACGAAGGAAGGAAATGCATTGTTCCTTAACATTAAAGGTGTGTCTGCTCACGCGATGGAGCCGGATAACGGGACAAATGCAGGATACCATTTGGCGTCCTTCCTCCATTCTGTTGAGCTGGATGCAAGAGGAACATCCTATGTCGGCTTTATTAGTAAAAAGCTTGCATTTGATTCTCGCGGTAAGAAACTAAACATCAACTTCCACGACGAGATTACCGACGACCTGACCATCAATACAGGTGTGTTCCGTTTTGACCGCGAAGCGTCTGTTGGCTCTTTAGGAGTAAATATCCGTTTTCCTGTAACTTGCGATACAAAGGAAGCGGAAGCGAAGTTGCGTAAAGAGGCAGAGGCGTATGGCTTTGACGTGAATAAGTTCAATGTTTCTCCTGCACACCATGTGCCGCAGGATCACGAACTAATTCAGTCGTTGCAAAAGGTATATGAAGAACAAACTGGAGAAAAGGCGGAGTTATTGTCCATCGGTGGTGGAACATATGCGAGATCGCTTGAAGCAGGGGTGGCTTTTGGTCCGCTTTTCCCTGGCAGGGAGGATGTAGCGCATCAAAAAGATGAGCATATTTTCATTGAGGATCTCATCAAGGCGACTGCCATCTATGCACATGCTATCTATGAATTAGCGAAATAA
- a CDS encoding ABC transporter permease — protein MTAFHLYKERLKQERQYQWKNTKAVIDWTILVYIILTLLFVAAMIYDMFPSFIALLQKLPYGLTLFVIYYLAWTGTIRVFYQQADTYFFIHRRDLLIGLKKWGVITSTGLNIIKAVLIAILTYLLMEAISPSTLPLLEWITFYLVLFLFITMLGKMIDLHWSGWKRKVINFTVFLLLGLLAYITVDKSMWIISTVLLMLGSVVFFMFYLRTESFMVDMANNEKIRQKYVGMIFYASEYVHVPRSSERTKPLFFKRSQRIIEDRSPHSALTELFFKYLLRNSRHIFSYLKLIGITMVVMGYLPLWMTFGLFMAFFFFLKEWLNIVYDELVGHPFLNMHKGKKLIQEHYQDLVTRWLYYPAVGLVGIVLMLNTLFHFL, from the coding sequence ATGACGGCATTCCACTTATACAAGGAACGACTTAAACAAGAGCGTCAGTATCAGTGGAAGAACACAAAAGCTGTAATTGATTGGACGATCCTGGTCTATATTATCCTTACATTATTATTCGTTGCAGCCATGATTTATGATATGTTTCCGAGTTTCATTGCATTGCTTCAGAAACTTCCATACGGTTTAACCCTTTTTGTTATCTATTATCTGGCTTGGACGGGTACAATTCGAGTGTTTTATCAGCAGGCGGATACGTACTTTTTTATCCACCGAAGAGATTTATTGATCGGGTTGAAAAAGTGGGGTGTTATAACGAGTACGGGACTGAATATTATAAAAGCGGTGCTAATTGCTATTCTTACATATTTGCTAATGGAGGCAATTAGCCCGTCTACTCTTCCGTTGCTTGAATGGATAACGTTTTATCTTGTGCTGTTCCTATTCATTACGATGCTGGGAAAAATGATAGATTTACACTGGTCAGGATGGAAGCGGAAAGTAATTAATTTCACCGTGTTTCTATTACTTGGACTGCTTGCCTATATAACGGTCGATAAATCGATGTGGATTATATCAACTGTTCTTCTTATGCTTGGTTCGGTAGTCTTTTTTATGTTTTATTTACGCACAGAGAGTTTTATGGTGGATATGGCAAACAATGAAAAAATCCGGCAAAAGTATGTCGGGATGATTTTCTATGCTTCGGAATATGTGCATGTTCCTCGTTCCTCAGAGAGGACCAAGCCTTTATTTTTCAAGCGTTCGCAAAGGATAATTGAAGACAGGAGTCCGCATAGTGCCTTGACGGAATTGTTCTTTAAATATTTGCTGCGGAATTCCCGCCATATTTTCTCGTATTTAAAATTGATTGGGATCACCATGGTTGTCATGGGGTATCTACCGTTGTGGATGACATTCGGCTTGTTTATGGCGTTTTTCTTTTTTCTAAAAGAGTGGTTAAATATAGTATATGATGAATTGGTGGGACATCCCTTTTTGAATATGCATAAGGGAAAGAAGCTGATTCAAGAGCACTATCAAGATCTTGTAACAAGATGGCTGTACTATCCAGCTGTAGGATTGGTCGGAATTGTGCTTATGTTGAATACGCTATTTCATTTTCTATGA
- a CDS encoding ABC transporter ATP-binding protein — protein MELLTLHLEKAGYDDEMSVVQNIDFTVSKGEMVGLIGPNGAGKSTTIKTLLGLNHFYEGEISLPSDKSYAYIPEKPVFYYDMTLWEHIDLMASLLEIDEKVWKERVEDLLKLFDLEKVIHESPATFSKGMQQKAMLIFAIMSKPSLYIVDEPFIGLDPIATKKLLQLFHQEQARGVGILLCTHVLDTAEKICDRFILLADGRKKAEGTLQDIQTNCQLPGASLLDCFYTLSAREQEK, from the coding sequence ATGGAATTACTAACTTTACATTTAGAAAAAGCAGGATATGATGATGAGATGTCTGTCGTGCAGAATATTGATTTTACGGTTTCAAAAGGTGAGATGGTGGGACTGATTGGCCCAAACGGCGCTGGTAAAAGTACGACTATCAAAACCTTGCTAGGCTTAAATCATTTTTATGAAGGGGAGATATCACTTCCTTCCGATAAATCATATGCCTATATTCCTGAGAAACCTGTATTTTATTATGATATGACATTATGGGAGCATATAGATTTGATGGCGTCTTTACTAGAGATAGATGAAAAGGTGTGGAAAGAGCGAGTGGAGGACCTATTGAAGTTGTTTGATTTGGAAAAAGTCATCCATGAATCTCCGGCTACCTTTTCAAAAGGGATGCAGCAAAAAGCGATGTTGATATTTGCCATCATGTCTAAACCTTCTTTATATATTGTGGATGAACCGTTTATTGGGCTTGATCCCATTGCAACGAAGAAGCTTCTACAGCTTTTTCATCAGGAACAGGCTAGGGGTGTAGGCATCTTGTTGTGTACGCATGTTCTGGATACGGCGGAAAAGATTTGCGACAGGTTTATTCTTTTGGCTGACGGGCGCAAGAAAGCAGAAGGGACCCTACAAGACATTCAAACAAATTGCCAACTTCCTGGTGCTTCATTGCTAGATTGTTTCTACACCTTATCCGCAAGGGAGCAGGAAAAATGA
- a CDS encoding DeoR family transcriptional regulator: MKPSTNRMLTRIKAVYMFIHEKGTVSTQQLVDEFGITPRTVQRDLNVLAFNDLVQSPTKGKWTTTQKKVRLTS; encoded by the coding sequence TTGAAGCCTTCAACTAACCGTATGCTAACCCGTATTAAAGCCGTCTACATGTTTATTCATGAAAAGGGAACTGTCTCTACACAGCAGTTGGTCGATGAATTTGGGATTACACCCCGAACCGTCCAACGTGATTTAAATGTGCTGGCATTTAATGACCTGGTTCAAAGTCCAACGAAAGGTAAGTGGACTACTACGCAGAAAAAAGTTAGGTTGACTTCATAA
- a CDS encoding pseudouridine synthase, giving the protein MRLDKMLANSGFGTRKEVKKLLKTGVVKVDGNVVKDAKVHVDPEVQEVTVHDDIVEYREFIYLMMHKPPGLLSATEDHRQETVVDILQEEDKIFEPFPVGRLDKDTEGLLLLTNDGQLAHQLLSPKKHVPKTYYAKIDGEVTTEDIEAFKKGVTLDDGYETLPAELVILEAGPESQIEITIVEGKFHQVKRMFQAVEKTVTYLKRLSMGELKLDEDLELGEYRELTDEELELLQRR; this is encoded by the coding sequence ATGAGATTGGATAAAATGCTTGCCAACAGTGGTTTTGGAACGCGTAAAGAAGTGAAAAAGCTTCTGAAAACGGGTGTGGTAAAAGTGGATGGAAATGTGGTGAAGGATGCGAAGGTGCATGTGGATCCGGAGGTGCAGGAGGTAACGGTACATGATGATATCGTGGAATACCGTGAGTTCATTTACCTGATGATGCACAAGCCTCCTGGATTGTTATCAGCAACGGAAGATCACCGTCAGGAGACTGTTGTGGACATCCTGCAGGAAGAGGATAAGATTTTTGAGCCGTTTCCGGTTGGCCGCCTTGATAAAGATACAGAAGGGCTGCTTCTTTTAACAAATGACGGTCAGCTTGCGCACCAGCTTTTGTCACCAAAAAAGCATGTGCCGAAAACCTATTATGCCAAAATTGATGGCGAAGTGACGACAGAGGATATTGAAGCGTTCAAAAAAGGTGTTACCTTGGATGACGGGTACGAAACGTTGCCTGCTGAACTAGTAATTCTTGAAGCAGGACCAGAATCACAAATCGAGATAACCATCGTTGAAGGGAAATTCCATCAGGTGAAAAGGATGTTCCAAGCGGTTGAAAAGACAGTAACTTACTTGAAGCGTCTGAGCATGGGAGAACTGAAGCTTGATGAAGACCTTGAACTTGGGGAGTACCGTGAACTGACAGATGAAGAATTAGAACTTTTGCAGCGAAGATAG
- a CDS encoding putative polysaccharide biosynthesis protein, with amino-acid sequence MSTSNILRGTFILTLGTMISRVLGLVYIFPFYALVGKSGGELYTYAYVLYSVVLSIATMGVPLAVSKFVAKYNALEEYAVGRKLFSSGLLLMSITGIVSFLILYIMAPVFSPMIINESSKHSFDDVTLVIRMVSFALLLVPVMSLIRGFFQGHESMGPTAVSQVVEQIARIIFLLGSVYIIINVTEGSLPTAIGYATFGAFIGALAGLGILIWYWFSRKRHLDTLLEQDKGNVEISYKEMYKEILLYAAPFVFVGLAMPLYQLVDTFTFNKAMLLAGVDSDTSGDAFAIINTYGQKLVIIPVTLATAFALSLLPAVTKSFINNESDVLQRQLSTTFQILMFLTVPACIGLAILGGPAYAAFYSYDELGGYLLTWYAPTAIPLAIFTVTASVLQGINKQKYTVYGLAIGVALKLILNYPLIFFMEAEGSIVATAIGYMASVVINLWAIQKFTGFSYSIVLRRGMLMTIFNAIMIAAVLVVLQLLEGFIPYSEGRLQAIIVVAVSGLVGAGIYFFLSYRSNLLMYLFGNRFSFLNRKERG; translated from the coding sequence ATGTCAACATCAAATATATTGAGAGGTACCTTTATTTTAACGCTTGGTACCATGATTTCCAGAGTTCTGGGTCTTGTTTATATTTTTCCTTTTTATGCTTTAGTAGGCAAATCTGGAGGGGAACTATATACATATGCCTATGTCCTTTATTCGGTTGTATTAAGTATAGCTACAATGGGAGTACCACTGGCAGTTTCAAAGTTTGTAGCAAAATATAATGCGCTTGAGGAATATGCGGTAGGGAGAAAATTATTTAGTTCCGGTTTATTGTTGATGAGTATTACTGGAATTGTGTCTTTCTTGATACTTTATATAATGGCGCCGGTATTTTCTCCGATGATAATAAATGAAAGCAGTAAGCATTCATTTGACGATGTTACACTTGTAATTCGTATGGTGAGTTTTGCACTACTGTTAGTTCCAGTTATGAGTTTGATCAGAGGCTTTTTCCAAGGCCATGAATCAATGGGGCCTACTGCTGTATCACAGGTTGTAGAGCAAATTGCAAGGATTATATTCTTGTTGGGCAGTGTTTATATCATTATTAATGTGACGGAAGGCAGCTTGCCCACAGCGATCGGTTATGCCACATTTGGTGCATTTATTGGTGCTCTGGCTGGCTTGGGAATATTGATCTGGTATTGGTTCAGCCGAAAAAGGCACTTGGACACCCTTTTAGAACAAGATAAAGGCAATGTAGAGATTTCTTATAAGGAAATGTATAAAGAAATACTTTTATATGCCGCTCCATTTGTTTTTGTTGGACTTGCTATGCCTCTATATCAATTAGTGGACACGTTCACATTTAATAAGGCAATGTTACTTGCAGGTGTTGATAGTGATACATCCGGAGATGCATTTGCTATCATCAACACGTATGGTCAGAAGCTCGTGATCATCCCAGTGACACTTGCAACGGCGTTTGCCCTTTCCTTGCTTCCGGCTGTAACGAAATCATTCATAAACAATGAATCAGATGTCCTGCAACGTCAATTAAGTACTACCTTTCAAATATTGATGTTCTTGACAGTTCCAGCATGTATCGGATTGGCAATATTGGGTGGTCCCGCATACGCAGCTTTCTATTCTTATGATGAACTTGGTGGATATTTGCTTACTTGGTATGCACCAACAGCAATACCTTTGGCGATATTTACGGTAACAGCATCTGTACTTCAGGGAATCAATAAACAAAAATACACGGTGTATGGGCTTGCGATAGGGGTTGCTTTAAAACTGATCCTGAATTATCCATTAATCTTTTTCATGGAGGCGGAAGGGTCTATTGTGGCAACAGCTATCGGTTATATGGCAAGTGTTGTTATCAACCTTTGGGCTATTCAGAAATTCACGGGATTCAGTTATTCTATTGTGTTGCGTAGAGGAATGTTGATGACCATCTTCAACGCCATCATGATTGCTGCAGTCCTAGTAGTCCTTCAGCTATTAGAAGGCTTCATCCCTTACAGCGAAGGCCGTCTTCAAGCCATCATTGTTGTAGCTGTCAGCGGTCTAGTCGGAGCCGGCATCTACTTCTTCCTCAGCTACAGAAGTAACCTTTTAATGTATTTGTTCGGAAATCGTTTTTCGTTTTTAAATAGAAAAGAAAGAGGATAG
- a CDS encoding BaiN/RdsA family NAD(P)/FAD-dependent oxidoreductase: MKYDVIIIGGGPSGLMASIAAAEQNARVLLIDKGNKLGRKLAISGGGRCNVTNRLPVDEIIKHIPGNGRFLYSAFSEFNNEDIIKFFEKLGIQLKEEDHGRMFPVSDKAQSVVDALLNRMKELRVEMRTNTSVETVEYDEERTKGILLKTGEFLECSCVVIAVGGKSVPHTGSTGDGYPWARKAGHTITDLFPTEVPLNSQEKFIREKRLQGLSLRDVALSVLNPKGKIVKTHQMDMIFTHFGISGPAVLRCSQYVVKTMKKFGVDRVTMNLDVMPSLNEEQVFQQLNNALKDEPKKAIKNVLKGLVPERYLLFLLEVCGIDEQEIGATLAHEKIRELAKMCKQFRFEVSGTLSIEKAFVTGGGVSVKEVHPKEMSSKMKDGLYFCGEVLDIHGYTGGYNITSALVTGRLAGLNAGKKAASLRRY, translated from the coding sequence ATGAAATACGATGTGATTATCATAGGCGGCGGTCCATCAGGGCTAATGGCCTCCATCGCTGCAGCAGAACAAAATGCAAGAGTATTACTGATTGATAAAGGAAATAAACTGGGGCGAAAGCTGGCCATTTCAGGAGGCGGTCGCTGCAATGTGACGAACAGGCTACCTGTAGACGAAATCATCAAACATATCCCGGGTAACGGGAGATTCCTATATAGTGCATTTTCTGAGTTTAATAATGAAGACATTATCAAGTTTTTTGAAAAGCTGGGGATACAGTTGAAGGAAGAAGATCACGGTCGGATGTTTCCTGTTTCAGATAAAGCACAGAGTGTGGTTGACGCGTTGTTGAATAGGATGAAAGAGTTGCGGGTGGAGATGCGGACCAATACTTCTGTGGAAACGGTGGAATATGATGAGGAGCGCACCAAGGGAATCTTGTTAAAAACAGGCGAGTTTTTGGAATGTTCTTGTGTAGTCATTGCTGTTGGTGGAAAATCCGTACCACATACCGGTTCCACAGGAGATGGATATCCTTGGGCACGCAAAGCTGGGCATACCATTACAGATTTATTCCCGACAGAGGTTCCTTTGAATTCACAAGAAAAATTCATCCGTGAGAAAAGATTGCAAGGACTGTCCCTGCGCGATGTAGCTTTGAGCGTTTTGAACCCTAAAGGGAAAATAGTAAAAACACATCAAATGGATATGATTTTCACCCACTTTGGGATATCAGGTCCTGCTGTATTGCGATGCAGCCAGTATGTTGTGAAAACGATGAAGAAATTCGGTGTGGATCGAGTGACAATGAATTTGGATGTTATGCCTTCATTGAATGAAGAGCAAGTATTTCAACAGCTTAACAATGCTTTGAAAGACGAACCAAAAAAAGCCATTAAGAATGTGCTTAAAGGGCTTGTACCTGAGAGATATTTATTGTTTTTGTTGGAAGTTTGCGGAATTGATGAACAGGAGATCGGCGCGACTTTGGCACACGAAAAAATAAGGGAACTTGCGAAAATGTGCAAACAGTTCCGTTTTGAAGTTTCCGGCACCCTTTCCATTGAAAAGGCATTTGTAACCGGAGGCGGTGTTTCCGTGAAAGAAGTTCACCCGAAAGAGATGTCCTCCAAAATGAAAGACGGATTATACTTTTGTGGAGAAGTACTTGATATCCATGGATATACTGGTGGTTATAATATCACCTCGGCCTTGGTGACAGGAAGACTCGCAGGCTTAAACGCCGGGAAAAAGGCGGCAAGCCTACGTCGTTACTAG
- a CDS encoding sporulation protein Cse60: MVQIRVFDEEHERDLEDAVNDFLKGLSDRDVIDIKYQVGCINDEEEQIYCFSAMVIFRT; this comes from the coding sequence TTGGTGCAGATTAGGGTGTTTGATGAGGAGCATGAGCGGGACCTCGAGGATGCAGTTAATGATTTTCTAAAGGGGTTGTCTGACAGGGATGTGATTGACATTAAGTATCAAGTCGGGTGTATTAACGATGAGGAAGAACAGATTTATTGCTTCTCTGCAATGGTAATATTTAGAACCTGA
- a CDS encoding nuclease-related domain-containing protein, whose translation MKRRVRPNHEKYEEILSELGIKEAGIYGEQALDYYLKLLPETDTPYYIFHDLRLPYRDSHFQIDTLILFSNFYLLLEVKYLRGIIHFDPKNHQLIQEVEDKPLKALQDPILQVSNQCYKLETWVKLKNLPTAPFEKLVVLTNPKVIVKVLSSPSFLEKHVIKSPALSGKVVPLLRKHSNSYYDKKTVNKISKLLIKDHTPLQSSPIAKYKVFPSDVNTGVLCPDCKPNVVMQRIHGKWKCPNCFLLSVDAHIQALLDYALLINTEITMSELKRFLRIENNHIIRVLIRNMNLQGTGNTKSRTYNLTPLLTKT comes from the coding sequence ATGAAGAGAAGAGTGCGCCCTAATCACGAAAAGTATGAAGAAATACTAAGTGAATTAGGAATAAAAGAAGCAGGTATTTATGGTGAACAGGCTCTAGACTATTATCTTAAACTGCTCCCAGAAACAGACACCCCTTATTACATCTTCCATGATTTAAGGCTTCCATACAGAGACAGTCATTTCCAAATAGATACTCTCATTTTATTCTCTAACTTCTATTTACTCCTCGAGGTGAAATACTTACGAGGCATCATTCACTTTGATCCGAAAAATCATCAACTCATACAAGAAGTGGAGGATAAACCATTAAAAGCATTACAGGATCCCATTCTTCAAGTTAGCAATCAGTGTTATAAATTGGAAACATGGGTGAAACTTAAAAATCTACCTACTGCACCTTTTGAAAAGTTGGTTGTGTTAACAAACCCTAAAGTAATTGTTAAGGTCCTATCCTCCCCAAGTTTCTTAGAAAAACATGTGATAAAAAGTCCAGCATTATCAGGGAAAGTAGTTCCTCTCTTGAGAAAGCACTCTAACAGCTATTACGATAAAAAAACTGTCAATAAAATCTCAAAATTACTAATTAAAGACCATACACCTCTACAAAGCTCACCAATAGCAAAATACAAAGTCTTCCCGTCAGACGTAAATACTGGAGTATTATGTCCAGATTGCAAACCGAATGTAGTGATGCAAAGAATCCATGGGAAATGGAAATGTCCAAATTGTTTCCTGCTTTCAGTTGATGCCCATATTCAAGCTCTTTTAGATTACGCTTTGTTAATCAATACGGAAATAACGATGTCTGAATTAAAGAGGTTTTTACGCATTGAAAATAATCACATCATCAGAGTCCTTATAAGGAATATGAATTTACAAGGGACCGGCAATACTAAATCCCGCACCTACAACCTCACCCCACTCCTTACAAAAACTTGA
- a CDS encoding rhodanese-like domain-containing protein — MSEIQTISTDELKKKLDAGEELHLVDVREDEEIEMGKIKQAEHIRMGDVPENLNKLDKDKEYIIICRSGRRSENVCHYLQDQGYKVRNMVGGMLEWEGETE, encoded by the coding sequence ATGTCCGAAATCCAAACAATTTCCACTGATGAGCTGAAAAAGAAACTTGACGCTGGCGAAGAGCTTCACCTAGTTGACGTCCGCGAAGACGAAGAAATCGAAATGGGCAAAATCAAACAAGCAGAACACATCCGCATGGGCGATGTCCCAGAAAACCTGAACAAGCTCGACAAAGACAAAGAATACATCATTATCTGCCGCTCCGGACGCCGCAGCGAAAACGTCTGCCACTACCTGCAAGACCAAGGCTACAAAGTCCGCAACATGGTCGGCGGCATGCTAGAGTGGGAAGGCGAAACAGAATAA